ACCATCGCGCCGGAAATTTCCGGCATGCGAACGCTGAACGTCCCACCAAAACCACAGCACTCACTTTCATGACTGTGTTCGACGCGTTCCACATTGCGCAACTGCGCCAACAACGCACGGCCATGCAGGTGGGTATTCATTTCCCGGCGTGCCGAGCAGGACGTATGCAGCGCAACCTTCACCGGCGTGCCGCCGTCGTTCAATTGCACCTTGCAGACGAACAACAGGAACTCGGCCAGCTCATAGGTCCTGGCAGCCAGCGCCTGGACCTGCTTGAGCGTTTGCGGCTCGTCCTTGAACAAGTCGGCGTAATGTTCACGCAGCATGCCGGCGCACGAGCCCGACGGCACGACCACCGGATAATCCCCGGCAAACAACGCCAGTTGCGCCCGCGCCACCGTCCGCGCCTGCTCGGTGTATCCGGACGTGTACGCCGGCTGCCCGCAGCACGTTTGCCCTTGCGGATACTCCACTCGGATCCCTTCGCGTTCGAGCAGATGAATCGCATCCATCCCGGCCTCGGGATAGAACAGGTCCACCACGCATGTCCCGAACAGGTAGACCCGAGGAGGTTTCTCGCTGGGGTACTGCCGAGGTTCGGGCAGGGGCGGGGCGACACGGGTCGCGTTCGGTACGGCGTTGTAAAAAAGCTCGCTCATCAGGCGTGTCTCCGGGTGGTCCCGGTTATCCGTCCGCTGAGGCTGCTGAATATAGTGAGGAAATCTTTCAGCAGCCTTGCAGACCCGGTTGTGAATAGCAGACGCCGAATCACGGTTCGGCGTCGGTTTTTTCAGTGTTTCGTGTAGTACTTAGTGAACCAGCATGCCGGTGAACCAGTAGGCCTGGGCCAGCGTGATCAGGCCAACGATCGTTGCAAAGAATAGGCTGTGTTTCAGGGTGAAACGGAACAGATCCGATTCCTTGCCTACCAGCCCGGTCGCCGCGCAGGCCACGGCGATCGATTGTGGCGAAATCATCTTGCCGGTCACGCCGCCGCTGGTATTGGCCGCCACCAGCAAGGTGTCGTTGACGCCGATCTGGTGCGCGGTGGTGGCTTGCAGCGAGCTGAACAGCGCGTTGGACGACGTATCGGAGCCGGTCAGGAACACGCCCAGCCAACCCAGGAACGGCGAGAAGAACGGGAACGCCGCGCCAGTGCCGGCCAATACCAGGGCCATGGTCGAGGACATGCCGGAGTAGTTGGTGACAAACGCGAACGCCAGCACCATGCCGATGGACAGGATGGGCCAGCGCAACTCGAAAAGGGTCTCTTTGAAAGTGGTAAGACCAGTTCTGACGTTGATTTTCAATACCAGCATCGAGATCAGCGCTGAGAAGAAAATCGCCGTACCGGTGGCGGAAATCGGATCAAGCTTGAACACGGCCGGGATGGCGGTCGGGTTGACCACGATAGGTGCGGACTTGATGACCAATTGATCCAGGTGCGGAATAGCGAAGTTGAACACCCAGGCGTACATCGAGCCACCCGCGGCGAACATCGCCTTGAAGGGTTTCAAGGTCCAGATCGTGACCAGCACGGTGAGAATCAGGAAAGGCGACCAGGCCTTGATGATTTCCCCCAGGCTGTAGGGCGACGCCACGGTGCTGCGCGGCTGGCCGAAACCACCGGCGCTGGCGGTGACTGTTGCGCTGGAGGTGGCGCCCGCAATCTGGGCGCCTGCGGTGCGCTTGGGCTGCCAGACTTTCAGGAACAGCGTCAAGGAAATCAGGCTGGCGAGGGCGGACGTGATGTCCGGCAGTTCCGGGCCGATGAAGTTCGACGTGAAATACTGGGTGATGGCGAAGCTCAAGCCTGCCACCAGCGCCGCCGGCCAGGTTTCCCGCACGCCACGCAGGCCGTCCATCATGAACACCAGCCAGAACGGCACGAATAGCGACAACAACGGCAGTTGGCGACCGGTCATGGCGCCGATCTTGAACGCGTCGATCCCGGTGACCTGCCCGGCCACGATGATCGGGATACCCAGCGCGCCAAAGGCGACCGGTGCCGTGTTGGCGATCAGGCACAGGCCAGCGGCATACAAGGGGTTGAAGCCCAGGCCGACCAGCAGGGCCGCGGTGATTGCCACGGGTGCGCCGAAACCGGCGGCACCTTCGAGGAATGCGCCGAAGCAAAAGCCGATCAACAGCACTTGCAGGCGTTGGTCATCGGTAATCGACAGCACCGAGCTGCGGATGACCTCGAACTGGCCGCTCTTGACCGTGAGTTTGTAGAGGAACACTGCGGCGACGATGATCCAGGCGATGGGCCACAAACCGTAGGCAAAACCATAGCCGGCGGCGGCAAAAGCCATATCTGCAGGCATGTTGAACGCGAAGATCGCCACGGCAATCGCCAGGGCCAGGGTGATACTACCGGCCACGTGTCCCTTCAGGCGAAACACCGCCAGGGCCAGGAAGAAAAACACGATGGGAATGACGGCCGCGAGTGCGGACAAGCCTAGGCTGCCGAGCGGGCTGTAAAGCTGTTGCCAGGTTTGCATATTGGGTGAGCCCCTAATTGTTGTTGGTCAGGCACTGGTCAGCGTTTTTGGTTAATTGGTAATACCAATTTACAAGCGCTGTCGGCTAGGGTAAAAGCCTTGGTTGTCGTGTGTCAATTTGCCGCCCTGAAACTTTCGTCGAATAAGCGGTGCAGATCACATCTAATCTGCAGGCATTGGCGGTTTTTGGTGGGTGTGGACAAGGCCCGGATGGGCCAGAATAGAGAGCCCGGCGAGCCGTCGGGATCGTGGAGAATTGAGTTATGGGGTTTGATCAGATTCGTCAGCGCCGTTTGTCTGACGATATTGTCGAGCGGCTTGAAGGCATGATCCTCGAGGGCACGCTGAAGTCAGGTGAGCGCCTGCCGGCCGAGCGGACCCTGGCCGAGCAGTTCGGCGTATCACGCCCTTCGCTGCGTGAAGCGATCCAGAAGCTGACGGCCAAAGGCTTGCTGATCAGTCGCCAGGGCGGCGGCAACT
This genomic interval from Pseudomonas alvandae contains the following:
- a CDS encoding (Fe-S)-binding protein; this encodes MSELFYNAVPNATRVAPPLPEPRQYPSEKPPRVYLFGTCVVDLFYPEAGMDAIHLLEREGIRVEYPQGQTCCGQPAYTSGYTEQARTVARAQLALFAGDYPVVVPSGSCAGMLREHYADLFKDEPQTLKQVQALAARTYELAEFLLFVCKVQLNDGGTPVKVALHTSCSARREMNTHLHGRALLAQLRNVERVEHSHESECCGFGGTFSVRMPEISGAMVADKTRALKESGAHQVVSADCGCLMNINGALEKQQEALRGQHLASFLWQRTGGAA
- a CDS encoding lactate permease LctP family transporter translates to MQTWQQLYSPLGSLGLSALAAVIPIVFFFLALAVFRLKGHVAGSITLALAIAVAIFAFNMPADMAFAAAGYGFAYGLWPIAWIIVAAVFLYKLTVKSGQFEVIRSSVLSITDDQRLQVLLIGFCFGAFLEGAAGFGAPVAITAALLVGLGFNPLYAAGLCLIANTAPVAFGALGIPIIVAGQVTGIDAFKIGAMTGRQLPLLSLFVPFWLVFMMDGLRGVRETWPAALVAGLSFAITQYFTSNFIGPELPDITSALASLISLTLFLKVWQPKRTAGAQIAGATSSATVTASAGGFGQPRSTVASPYSLGEIIKAWSPFLILTVLVTIWTLKPFKAMFAAGGSMYAWVFNFAIPHLDQLVIKSAPIVVNPTAIPAVFKLDPISATGTAIFFSALISMLVLKINVRTGLTTFKETLFELRWPILSIGMVLAFAFVTNYSGMSSTMALVLAGTGAAFPFFSPFLGWLGVFLTGSDTSSNALFSSLQATTAHQIGVNDTLLVAANTSGGVTGKMISPQSIAVACAATGLVGKESDLFRFTLKHSLFFATIVGLITLAQAYWFTGMLVH